A region of uncultured Anaeromusa sp. DNA encodes the following proteins:
- the cpaB gene encoding Flp pilus assembly protein CpaB: MAKLTLRNISPKAVISVAFILSILTVGLIYFYLEQNRAAEIPTTSVVVLAVKNIPARTVITSDMVQVMQLPPDRIQPGARRGTEGLLGMMTKKPIVAGEQIVDAKLFVGSRELGMTANIPADKRAFTIAVNDVSGAQGFAKAGDFVDIIGVFDKVNTGESESRVLLENVEVLALNANDGLRESKENNQGNIQGDGQGNGPEKVLSVTLAVRLSDAALLSLAGEKGKLLLALRPAVSLPYDFFTQSIKMEQVVGHPVQPVAAVPEPVKVSQPAPLPPAALPAATNSKEGGITIIRGNRTTIAN; this comes from the coding sequence TTGGCTAAATTGACATTACGCAATATTTCGCCGAAAGCAGTAATTTCTGTGGCCTTTATTTTGAGCATACTGACGGTAGGCTTGATTTATTTCTATTTAGAACAAAACCGTGCGGCAGAGATACCGACCACTTCCGTGGTAGTATTGGCGGTCAAAAATATCCCCGCTAGGACGGTGATTACTTCCGATATGGTGCAAGTGATGCAATTGCCGCCGGATCGCATTCAGCCCGGCGCTAGACGAGGTACGGAAGGCTTGCTTGGCATGATGACTAAGAAGCCGATTGTTGCTGGCGAGCAAATCGTGGATGCTAAGCTATTTGTCGGTAGCCGCGAATTAGGCATGACAGCCAATATTCCTGCAGACAAGCGCGCTTTTACCATCGCTGTCAATGATGTCAGCGGCGCCCAGGGTTTTGCCAAGGCAGGCGATTTTGTGGATATAATCGGTGTTTTTGACAAGGTCAATACCGGTGAAAGCGAAAGTAGGGTTCTGTTAGAAAACGTCGAGGTACTTGCGCTGAACGCCAATGACGGGTTGAGGGAAAGCAAGGAAAATAATCAAGGCAATATACAAGGGGATGGTCAAGGAAATGGACCGGAAAAAGTTCTCTCTGTTACGTTAGCGGTGCGTTTGAGTGATGCTGCCTTGTTGAGTTTAGCCGGCGAAAAGGGAAAACTACTCTTGGCCTTACGGCCCGCAGTGTCTTTGCCGTATGACTTTTTTACGCAGTCCATTAAAATGGAACAGGTTGTAGGTCATCCAGTGCAGCCTGTTGCAGCCGTGCCGGAACCTGTGAAAGTAAGCCAACCAGCGCCTCTTCCGCCTGCGGCACTACCCGCCGCAACAAACAGTAAGGAAGGCGGGATTACCATTATCCGCGGTAATCGCACGACAATAGCAAATTAG
- a CDS encoding pilus assembly protein N-terminal domain-containing protein, with product MKQIWKSMILAWLLILGMQAEVLAATTLEIELNKSKIMQITQVTQVAVANPDIADVVVAEGQVLILGKKTGATSLKVWSYDSVYEYEILVQDHVAPLTDILRRTLGYADVTAFREDKNIILTGTVEDQDQKLRAEEVAKAYGEKVVNLLGLTHNTQVKIEAKVVEISRSKLNQLGINWGNDTKSPGVFALGQSSTNTVISQQSKLRWLGTYSDINGKLSALVQNGTATVLSQPNIITNSGSKAHILVGGEIPVPVNADNNKVTVEWKSYGIKLYIEPCVGSDGMITSNIKAEVSSLDFTSPNTTVSIGSNYVIPALRVDQAETVIRLASGQPMVIGGLISVDKSTSISKLPILGDLPLIGYFFKTKSTTVDDKELIIVITPSLITDNNYEAAVSDTMKSTLQQYQKGAAYDNAQSAGRNSQQG from the coding sequence ATGAAACAAATTTGGAAGAGTATGATCTTGGCGTGGCTGTTGATCTTAGGGATGCAAGCAGAGGTGTTGGCCGCTACCACGCTTGAAATTGAATTAAATAAATCGAAAATTATGCAAATAACACAGGTGACCCAAGTCGCTGTTGCCAATCCAGACATTGCAGACGTCGTTGTCGCGGAAGGGCAAGTGCTTATTCTAGGCAAAAAAACTGGAGCGACCAGCTTGAAGGTGTGGAGTTATGACAGCGTATATGAATACGAAATCCTAGTCCAGGACCATGTAGCTCCTCTGACGGATATTTTGCGGCGGACCTTGGGGTATGCCGATGTAACAGCTTTTAGAGAAGATAAAAACATTATATTGACAGGGACGGTAGAGGATCAGGATCAAAAGCTCCGGGCAGAAGAAGTGGCTAAGGCATATGGCGAGAAGGTCGTCAATCTTTTGGGGTTAACGCATAATACGCAGGTGAAGATCGAAGCCAAAGTGGTAGAAATCAGCCGCAGCAAGTTGAACCAGCTAGGTATTAACTGGGGTAATGACACGAAAAGCCCAGGAGTGTTCGCGTTGGGACAAAGCTCGACCAATACGGTTATAAGCCAGCAGAGCAAGTTGCGCTGGTTGGGAACCTATTCGGACATTAACGGTAAGCTTAGCGCGCTGGTCCAAAATGGCACGGCAACAGTGCTTTCACAGCCCAATATCATCACCAATAGCGGCTCGAAAGCGCATATTCTTGTCGGTGGCGAAATTCCCGTTCCAGTCAATGCGGACAACAATAAGGTGACGGTGGAATGGAAAAGCTATGGTATCAAATTGTACATAGAGCCTTGTGTTGGCTCGGACGGCATGATCACTAGTAACATCAAGGCGGAAGTAAGCAGTCTTGATTTTACAAGTCCCAATACGACGGTGAGCATTGGAAGCAATTATGTTATTCCGGCCTTACGAGTGGATCAGGCGGAAACGGTGATTCGCTTGGCTTCCGGACAGCCGATGGTCATTGGCGGCTTGATTTCCGTGGATAAGAGTACTTCCATTAGCAAATTGCCTATTTTAGGAGATTTGCCGTTGATCGGTTATTTTTTCAAAACCAAGAGTACCACTGTGGATGATAAAGAACTTATCATTGTCATCACGCCGTCTCTGATTACTGACAATAACTACGAAGCGGCTGTGAGCGATACTATGAAAAGCACCTTGCAGCAATATCAGAAAGGAGCTGCTTATGACAATGCCCAGAGTGCCGGTCGCAATAGCCAGCAAGGATAA
- the pgaC gene encoding poly-beta-1,6-N-acetyl-D-glucosamine synthase translates to MTILEIFGAYIFYYPIIMSLIWMIGGIYYHFRYERNQPEYPALTAHPLISVLIPARNEALNIRETVEAVMDSSYPNYEIIVINDASTDETENILRQLVTEYPQMRLLNLTVNQGKAAALNYGFLMSKGEIIVTVDADCMLDARALHWMAWHFINFPRVGALTGNPRVRNRTTLLAQIQTAEYASVIGLIKRTQRVLGKVLTVSGVIAAWRRQALLDVGLWSNDMITDDIDMTWKMEKRFWDVRYETKAIGWMLVPETLWGLWRQRCRWAQGGVEVIRRHRNVWADWRQRRIWPLYIDYVLSIIWAHIFLVCMFFWAYGQLSGDWFFIAQLGNPVALWNGSIIAVVCLLQFAVSLLVDNKYDKRLWLTYFWVIWYPVVYWIFNAMTVLVATPRGLTKKFGKAAIWASPDRGLRAVTRDAQQK, encoded by the coding sequence ATGACGATACTTGAAATATTTGGCGCCTATATTTTCTACTATCCCATCATCATGAGTCTTATCTGGATGATCGGGGGCATCTATTATCATTTTCGCTATGAGCGCAACCAGCCGGAGTACCCGGCGCTGACGGCGCATCCTCTCATTTCGGTTCTGATTCCTGCGCGCAATGAAGCTCTCAACATCCGTGAAACCGTTGAGGCGGTGATGGACAGTTCCTATCCGAATTACGAAATAATCGTTATCAATGATGCCAGCACGGATGAAACTGAAAACATTCTGCGGCAGTTGGTAACGGAGTACCCCCAAATGCGCCTGCTTAATTTAACCGTCAACCAAGGAAAAGCTGCCGCCCTTAATTACGGCTTTCTGATGAGCAAGGGCGAAATCATTGTGACGGTAGATGCAGATTGCATGCTGGATGCGCGGGCGCTGCATTGGATGGCTTGGCACTTTATCAACTTTCCACGTGTGGGGGCTCTTACTGGCAATCCGCGAGTACGTAATCGTACGACCCTTCTGGCGCAGATTCAGACGGCGGAATACGCCAGCGTTATTGGGTTGATCAAACGGACCCAGAGGGTGTTGGGCAAGGTGCTCACCGTGTCTGGCGTGATCGCTGCCTGGCGTCGACAAGCGTTGCTGGACGTGGGACTGTGGAGCAACGACATGATCACCGACGACATTGACATGACCTGGAAGATGGAGAAGCGTTTTTGGGATGTGCGGTATGAAACTAAGGCCATCGGCTGGATGCTGGTACCTGAGACGCTTTGGGGGCTATGGCGGCAGCGTTGCCGCTGGGCCCAGGGCGGCGTAGAAGTGATCCGTCGGCATCGCAATGTCTGGGCCGACTGGCGCCAGCGGCGCATTTGGCCTCTGTATATCGACTACGTACTCAGCATTATTTGGGCGCATATCTTCCTGGTTTGCATGTTTTTCTGGGCGTACGGTCAGCTCAGCGGTGATTGGTTTTTCATTGCTCAGCTGGGTAATCCGGTTGCCTTGTGGAACGGCTCAATTATTGCGGTGGTGTGCTTACTGCAATTTGCCGTCAGCTTGCTGGTGGACAACAAATATGACAAACGCCTATGGCTTACGTATTTTTGGGTCATTTGGTATCCGGTTGTCTATTGGATATTCAATGCCATGACGGTGCTGGTGGCTACGCCCCGGGGGCTGACCAAAAAATTTGGCAAAGCGGCGATCTGGGCTAGCCCGGATCGTGGCCTAAGGGCGGTGACGCGTGATGCGCAACAAAAATGA
- a CDS encoding TadE/TadG family type IV pilus assembly protein, which yields MELLRKRQGQSTVEFAIAASLLFFFVFVIIEFGLWGFDRLTVNEAAYELARTVAVGGDDAAKVAQLNARLSGLKQGEIWLTYQAAQSDLLQSINKVKNGLTSIPAARVHIGVDAGVAVGKVRVTVTAQPRFSVPSLAALLPGVVSSGPVEMWLEQ from the coding sequence ATGGAGCTTTTAAGAAAGCGGCAGGGTCAGTCGACAGTGGAATTTGCCATTGCGGCTTCTCTGTTGTTTTTTTTCGTGTTTGTCATCATTGAGTTTGGCCTGTGGGGCTTTGACCGTCTGACAGTTAACGAAGCGGCTTATGAGTTGGCGCGAACCGTTGCAGTCGGCGGCGACGATGCGGCCAAGGTAGCGCAGCTTAACGCGCGCCTGAGCGGGCTGAAGCAAGGGGAAATTTGGCTGACCTACCAGGCTGCGCAAAGCGATTTGCTTCAGAGTATTAATAAGGTAAAAAATGGCTTGACTTCCATCCCTGCAGCACGAGTACATATAGGCGTTGATGCCGGTGTCGCAGTCGGTAAGGTGCGCGTCACCGTGACTGCGCAACCGCGGTTTTCTGTTCCCTCGCTAGCCGCTTTGCTGCCAGGAGTCGTTTCTTCCGGCCCGGTGGAGATGTGGCTGGAGCAATAA
- a CDS encoding type II secretion system F family protein, with amino-acid sequence MLGFLICVLVLAIVLLLVYAYLLSRQNAEPVHERMEKYTSFTMEEERSEESFVQSLLQSALLAQLSRWCGEALSRMPQKELLDLRLAQAGLALRGSEFIVLTAGSSLAVGLLVFIITRGGWHWALLSCLLLSGGAWIWVQAKIRRRRQHFNDQLGEAAMMMANALRSGMSFVQTLELVSQEMGAPIASEFSRVVRELRFGVAIEEALQHLRQRMVSYDLDLFVTAVLIQREVGGNLAIIMDHISENVRDRLLVNREMSALTAQGRLSALVVGALPLVLVVGLSVLSPGYYDDLFKDSMGYWCLGIAAFEYLLGIFFIKKLSKVEF; translated from the coding sequence ATGCTCGGTTTTCTTATTTGCGTGTTAGTGCTGGCCATTGTGTTGCTGCTGGTCTATGCATACCTTCTTAGCAGGCAAAACGCGGAACCAGTCCATGAACGCATGGAAAAATATACATCTTTTACGATGGAAGAGGAGCGTTCGGAGGAGTCCTTTGTTCAGTCTTTGCTGCAGTCGGCGTTGCTAGCGCAGTTAAGCCGCTGGTGCGGCGAGGCTTTATCCCGGATGCCGCAAAAAGAGCTCCTCGACCTGCGGTTGGCGCAGGCGGGTTTGGCGCTGCGGGGCTCTGAATTTATCGTTTTAACCGCCGGGAGCTCCTTGGCCGTGGGGTTGCTGGTGTTTATCATTACCCGCGGCGGCTGGCACTGGGCGTTGCTTAGCTGCTTGCTTCTCAGCGGCGGGGCTTGGATTTGGGTACAGGCGAAAATACGCCGCAGGCGCCAGCATTTTAATGACCAGTTGGGAGAGGCGGCCATGATGATGGCCAATGCCCTGCGTTCGGGGATGAGTTTTGTGCAGACCTTAGAATTGGTCTCCCAAGAAATGGGGGCTCCCATTGCGTCGGAGTTTTCTCGAGTAGTTCGCGAACTGCGCTTTGGCGTGGCCATCGAAGAGGCGCTGCAGCATCTTCGGCAGCGCATGGTCAGTTATGATTTGGATCTTTTTGTAACCGCCGTGCTCATCCAGCGAGAGGTAGGGGGCAATTTGGCGATTATTATGGATCATATTTCCGAAAATGTCAGGGACCGCCTGCTGGTTAACCGGGAGATGAGCGCCTTGACGGCGCAGGGGCGCTTATCGGCTTTGGTGGTGGGAGCGTTGCCGTTGGTCCTGGTAGTTGGTTTGTCGGTGCTTAGTCCAGGCTATTATGATGATCTTTTTAAGGATTCAATGGGGTATTGGTGTCTCGGCATTGCCGCGTTTGAATACTTGCTGGGAATTTTTTTTATAAAGAAGCTTTCGAAAGTGGAATTTTGA
- a CDS encoding CpaF family protein, translated as MSLYYRLEGNRQAEEGGAFPGSALGNQVLKERIHRRIIEEAASNKLFLPGEGNKQKLQAVIGELCRQMIQAEPLPLPKAEADKIIADMLNEVLGLGPLEGLLQDDSVTEIMVNGPDQVYVERQGQLMLSETQFASNNHVMRVIERIVAPLGRRIDESSPMVDARLPDGSRVNAIIPPLALAGPCITIRKFAKKPFTLDKMVELGALSQMMSEFLQACIAGNLNIVVAGGTGSGKTTTLNALSHFIPDGQRIVTIEDAAELQLQQRHIVPLESRPPSMEGTGAVAIRDLVRNALRMRPDRIIVGEVRSGEAFDMLQAMNTGHDGCMTTAHANSPRDVLRRLETMVLMAGMELPVKAIREQVASAFDLIIYQSRFRDGKRRITHITEVQGLEGDVIILQDLFSFKQTGHSEEGVLEGHFHAAGLRPKFLEKMELNGVRLGNEFFKPY; from the coding sequence ATGTCTTTATATTACCGTCTAGAGGGGAATCGCCAGGCTGAAGAGGGCGGCGCCTTTCCAGGAAGTGCGCTAGGCAATCAGGTGTTGAAGGAACGGATTCACCGCCGCATTATCGAGGAGGCGGCCAGCAATAAGCTGTTTTTGCCAGGGGAAGGCAATAAACAGAAACTGCAGGCCGTGATTGGCGAATTATGCCGACAGATGATCCAAGCGGAGCCGCTGCCGCTACCCAAGGCCGAGGCCGACAAAATCATTGCCGACATGTTGAATGAGGTGTTGGGATTGGGCCCTTTGGAAGGGCTGCTGCAGGATGATTCGGTGACAGAAATCATGGTCAATGGCCCGGATCAAGTCTATGTAGAGCGCCAGGGGCAGTTAATGTTATCGGAAACGCAGTTTGCGAGCAACAATCATGTTATGCGTGTTATTGAACGCATTGTGGCTCCTTTGGGGCGGCGTATTGATGAAAGTTCTCCCATGGTTGACGCACGCCTGCCGGACGGCTCGCGGGTGAATGCCATCATTCCGCCGCTGGCTTTGGCGGGACCTTGCATTACCATTCGCAAGTTTGCAAAAAAACCCTTCACCTTGGATAAAATGGTGGAACTAGGGGCGCTTAGCCAGATGATGAGCGAGTTTTTACAAGCCTGTATTGCGGGTAATTTGAATATTGTCGTTGCTGGCGGCACTGGTTCGGGCAAGACGACAACCCTCAACGCCTTATCCCATTTCATTCCCGACGGGCAGCGCATTGTGACGATTGAAGATGCAGCAGAGCTGCAGCTGCAGCAACGCCATATAGTGCCGCTGGAGTCAAGACCGCCAAGCATGGAAGGGACTGGCGCTGTTGCTATTCGTGACTTGGTCCGCAATGCGTTGCGGATGCGGCCAGACCGCATTATTGTCGGCGAAGTGCGCAGCGGCGAGGCTTTTGATATGCTTCAAGCTATGAATACCGGACATGATGGCTGTATGACTACGGCGCATGCCAATTCGCCCCGGGATGTGCTGCGACGGCTGGAGACGATGGTGCTTATGGCGGGGATGGAGCTGCCTGTCAAAGCCATACGCGAGCAGGTAGCCTCGGCGTTTGACCTTATAATCTACCAGTCGCGTTTTCGCGATGGCAAACGACGCATTACGCACATCACGGAAGTACAGGGGTTGGAGGGGGATGTCATCATCCTCCAGGATCTCTTCAGTTTTAAGCAGACTGGGCACAGTGAAGAGGGGGTGCTGGAAGGACACTTTCATGCGGCGGGTTTGCGGCCGAAGTTTTTGGAAAAAATGGAACTTAACGGCGTGCGATTGGGGAATGAGTTTTTTAAACCTTATTGA
- a CDS encoding response regulator codes for MDYLAKKTVYIIENDVILQRRIAALVRQSDFLEVVGTRELLPAEMSELQRAAPDVLILDATQRNLKWPQEIGRLRQALPQTLIVCTHHAWREETVQSLLECGVASCLVKPFDKAELLELLTCLFASAAAEAQKKKGKLVAFFSPKGGYGKSSLVVNMALGLAAETGRSVSMIDANFQFGDLAVFCNVTPEASVYEAARDLAQLTPQALGSYFTPYKDAVKLLAAPLRPEQGDLISSEQIAGVSQMTKELFSYVVVDTPSGFNDISLAITQAADVVYVLCAVNTGLELKHLRRSLEYFHELGYDPDKLRVVINRAPQRSLGALRAIEEQLGHPVVTLLPNDFNLAVTASNQGEPMIAVNPEAGLVRGIMDLVRNASGE; via the coding sequence GTGGATTACTTGGCGAAAAAGACAGTGTATATTATCGAAAATGATGTGATTTTGCAGCGTCGAATCGCCGCTCTCGTTCGCCAGAGTGATTTCTTGGAAGTTGTCGGCACAAGGGAGCTTTTGCCAGCGGAGATGTCAGAACTGCAGCGTGCAGCGCCAGATGTGCTTATCTTGGATGCGACGCAACGCAATCTAAAATGGCCCCAAGAAATAGGGCGCTTGCGCCAGGCGCTACCGCAGACCCTTATCGTCTGCACTCATCATGCCTGGAGGGAAGAAACGGTGCAGAGCCTGCTGGAATGCGGCGTTGCTTCCTGTTTGGTTAAACCTTTTGATAAAGCCGAACTGCTGGAACTTTTGACTTGCCTTTTTGCCAGCGCCGCGGCAGAAGCGCAAAAAAAGAAAGGTAAGCTGGTAGCTTTCTTTTCACCCAAAGGAGGCTATGGTAAAAGCTCGCTGGTGGTCAACATGGCTTTAGGCCTGGCGGCGGAGACTGGAAGATCGGTGAGCATGATTGACGCCAATTTTCAGTTCGGTGATTTGGCTGTTTTTTGCAATGTAACGCCGGAAGCATCGGTGTACGAAGCGGCGCGGGATTTGGCCCAGCTGACACCCCAGGCATTGGGAAGTTATTTTACTCCCTACAAGGATGCGGTCAAGCTGTTGGCGGCGCCGCTGCGGCCGGAACAAGGCGATTTGATAAGCAGCGAGCAAATCGCCGGGGTTTCGCAAATGACTAAAGAACTGTTTTCTTATGTGGTTGTAGATACCCCCTCGGGTTTTAATGATATTTCGCTGGCCATCACGCAAGCGGCCGATGTGGTGTATGTGCTGTGCGCGGTGAATACGGGTTTAGAGTTAAAGCATCTGCGCCGCAGCCTGGAATATTTTCACGAACTAGGGTATGACCCGGACAAACTGCGGGTGGTCATTAATCGGGCGCCGCAGCGTAGTCTTGGAGCGTTGCGGGCTATTGAAGAGCAGCTAGGGCATCCGGTAGTGACCCTGCTGCCTAACGACTTCAATTTGGCGGTGACGGCTTCTAACCAAGGGGAGCCTATGATTGCCGTCAATCCCGAAGCAGGCTTGGTGCGGGGCATTATGGATTTAGTTCGCAATGCCTCGGGCGAGTGA
- a CDS encoding tryptophan transporter, whose protein sequence is MKQQAQVQTQETVTFEANQGGRFRWVAVTALLLAIGAILHLVTPNIAGLTLNWMIAMYCLAINLVRPSLGQVIGIGLVAGALNVPTSKSAIPYANLISEPIGALTCALFLPLLSRLSIGGLPLAPGLTGFFSTVASGFTFVTLLKVILSIPNEVYLYGMLPVVLAVGAANGVITQLLYLPARKLLNRQED, encoded by the coding sequence ATGAAACAACAAGCACAAGTTCAAACGCAGGAGACCGTTACTTTTGAAGCCAACCAAGGCGGACGCTTCCGCTGGGTAGCAGTTACGGCTCTGCTTTTAGCCATTGGCGCTATTTTACATTTAGTCACGCCGAACATCGCCGGCCTGACCCTTAACTGGATGATTGCCATGTACTGCCTGGCCATCAACCTAGTCCGCCCGTCTTTAGGACAAGTCATCGGCATCGGCCTGGTGGCAGGAGCGCTGAACGTGCCTACTTCTAAATCCGCTATTCCCTACGCCAACCTGATCAGTGAACCAATCGGCGCTCTTACATGCGCGCTCTTCCTGCCGCTTTTATCGCGCCTGAGCATCGGCGGCCTACCGTTGGCGCCCGGACTTACCGGTTTTTTCAGCACTGTTGCCAGCGGCTTTACCTTTGTGACGCTGTTAAAAGTCATTCTTTCCATTCCTAACGAAGTATATCTGTACGGTATGCTGCCGGTTGTACTGGCCGTCGGTGCTGCCAACGGCGTCATCACCCAGCTTTTGTATCTGCCGGCGCGCAAATTGCTGAACCGCCAGGAGGACTGA
- a CDS encoding Flp family type IVb pilin: protein MWNLFYQWNCVKGLLQDRKGQGMVEYALILAVVAIVALVGFKALGTNTATLANNVAANLK, encoded by the coding sequence ATGTGGAATCTTTTTTATCAATGGAATTGTGTTAAAGGATTGTTACAAGACAGAAAAGGCCAAGGCATGGTTGAGTATGCCTTGATCTTGGCGGTAGTAGCTATCGTTGCATTGGTTGGCTTCAAAGCGCTAGGAACTAATACTGCAACTTTGGCTAACAATGTGGCTGCTAACTTGAAGTAA
- a CDS encoding AAA family ATPase, which translates to MTMPRVPVAIASKDNSLKESLLMLLTEEGVEGAAYAETEAALAYLQRSGPGILLLDTEMAVSSVTNLVAQVKSGQPRSQVICITQPGQSEIARLLQRQGVAACVAKPLDDIEMIRTLQRVGGQKTDLAAATAFLQPNTGSRGKVITFFSTISGAGKTVLAINLAAVLARQGGGKICLVDANLQFGDIGSYLCREGEASIASYAAAFGDGVSVQEYLLPWKPNVDLLLAPARIKAAELVTPVILIAALRELSHTYDYVIVDTTAGFNEWTLSAMDLAQTVFFVNTVEHVPAVRKVRIGLNLLQGLGYGQERIRLLLNRDKSKSGLDVRQVETALERKFQMHITNDYDTVVHSVLNGIPFVDSQPDRLVSKQLELLAMSLQGQVQAEEEPRSWLSRKLASWF; encoded by the coding sequence ATGACAATGCCCAGAGTGCCGGTCGCAATAGCCAGCAAGGATAATTCGCTCAAAGAGTCGCTGCTGATGCTGTTGACGGAAGAAGGGGTGGAAGGCGCGGCATATGCGGAGACAGAGGCAGCATTGGCGTATTTGCAGCGTTCCGGCCCGGGAATCTTGCTCTTGGATACGGAAATGGCGGTCTCGTCGGTGACCAATCTGGTGGCGCAGGTAAAAAGCGGGCAGCCGCGCAGTCAGGTTATTTGCATTACGCAGCCAGGGCAAAGTGAGATAGCGCGCTTGCTGCAGCGCCAGGGAGTGGCGGCCTGTGTAGCGAAGCCCCTGGATGATATCGAAATGATCCGGACCTTGCAACGAGTTGGCGGCCAAAAGACCGACCTAGCTGCGGCCACGGCTTTTCTACAGCCAAACACAGGGTCGCGGGGGAAAGTTATTACGTTTTTCAGCACCATTTCCGGGGCGGGAAAAACGGTGCTGGCTATCAATTTGGCGGCGGTCTTGGCGCGCCAAGGCGGTGGGAAAATCTGTTTGGTGGACGCAAATCTGCAGTTCGGTGATATCGGCAGCTATCTGTGTCGTGAAGGAGAAGCTTCTATTGCATCTTACGCAGCTGCGTTTGGCGATGGTGTGTCTGTACAAGAGTATCTTTTGCCTTGGAAGCCCAATGTTGATCTGCTGTTGGCGCCAGCGCGGATCAAAGCAGCGGAATTGGTGACGCCGGTGATTTTGATAGCGGCTTTGAGGGAACTGAGCCATACCTATGACTATGTTATTGTTGATACAACGGCCGGTTTTAACGAATGGACTCTTAGTGCCATGGATTTGGCACAAACCGTTTTCTTTGTCAATACGGTAGAGCATGTACCAGCAGTGCGCAAAGTCCGCATTGGCTTAAATCTGCTCCAGGGTCTTGGATATGGACAAGAGCGTATTCGCTTGCTTTTAAATCGAGACAAGTCTAAATCGGGTCTTGATGTGCGACAGGTGGAAACGGCTTTGGAGAGAAAGTTTCAAATGCATATCACCAATGACTATGATACGGTCGTCCATTCCGTGCTGAACGGCATTCCTTTTGTGGATTCTCAACCGGATCGTTTGGTCTCCAAGCAATTGGAGCTGCTGGCCATGAGCCTGCAGGGACAGGTGCAGGCGGAGGAAGAACCTCGCAGTTGGCTGTCTCGTAAGCTGGCATCCTGGTTTTAG
- a CDS encoding PaaI family thioesterase, translated as MLESFFTHIYETNSFVKLLGMKFVSIEPGKAVLSMPIKEDIHTNIHKTVHGGAFAALIDTAMGSACFSMRRKVVTTDLSLSFIRNVPSGEEVTAKATVIHAGRSTMVVDGELYDERGKLVMKGKGTFFVLGDVEWLPAEE; from the coding sequence ATGTTAGAATCCTTTTTTACGCATATCTATGAAACCAATTCATTCGTCAAACTGTTAGGCATGAAATTTGTCTCCATTGAACCAGGCAAGGCCGTGCTTTCCATGCCGATCAAAGAAGACATTCATACAAATATCCACAAGACTGTTCACGGCGGCGCCTTCGCTGCTTTAATCGACACTGCCATGGGTTCAGCCTGCTTTAGCATGCGACGCAAGGTCGTTACCACCGATCTAAGTCTTTCTTTCATTCGGAACGTCCCCAGCGGCGAAGAAGTTACCGCCAAGGCCACGGTAATTCATGCTGGCCGCAGCACCATGGTAGTCGATGGCGAGCTGTATGACGAAAGAGGCAAACTGGTCATGAAGGGCAAGGGTACGTTTTTCGTCCTCGGCGACGTAGAATGGCTGCCTGCGGAAGAATAA